The following coding sequences lie in one Syngnathus scovelli strain Florida chromosome 1, RoL_Ssco_1.2, whole genome shotgun sequence genomic window:
- the nexmifb gene encoding neurite extension and migration factor isoform X2 — protein MDMLTDSGLTLIVKTFQADVADDTGVCDQSGDLSLSRLDAALPPPPPPAVESSRRLCPAHQRPTLTSPTLSFPLPLGTDPSLGLTAAPCPPSHEVPSLVPHFQHTPSAASLPNPAVSSWGPMGDTQKSIRLPAATSLSLTMMEPDNVSTLTEECLLQPGRTCLGCFIENCDATSEQNPPHEPSTSPNSETGLSVRIGDVNREDFSDINNISIRCLSHAGEAVSHYGEQLLSDQLLNFPLPKASDEGKRVQGNKATNDCDDPQDDATTKNLYEGLLLDKVSGEEVLLANASQDWGYFESFISESKMELLDLCSKNELSVNLFSEEDVDNLFDDEDDDSTLSSDVCSLKIRYESFQDNMREKTNVLQEETQFNFFPSVLANCAKKEEGVGVLRRSVDELQPKSDELVLQPEQEENPGDCSSQSPLDGSQGSPMSTPKVSYVIDFNSTEESGEFSDDSSCTGSSSDTVQEGKFKKGHSKRFLSPSNPLNYGLRSKRKVRYSDDYLYDVDSLESEKNAEKKEKPPPGQKEEEDVDWCPKKRRKSCRKEPPVVIKYIIINRFKGERLMSVKLGKFNPADSSVSLNADTISKYQTLAPLKDYWQAKQRDRQERLKLVARDRQQRGFHLNGRHHRPFNSSHLKRKYKIANRLKVQRIHTVERSVIVHGSLPSDQAQGGVTKEEGTLMLGGIAAAPDIPVTLDLNSISDPVVIKSRSQEREEREGRRLGRNKIVRIRKFKSEARLRSLKMKAAEGEDRKSVTNETDAHAANTEEFTVGATDASINSTTGKPDFSDNAIASDTDKVKFPFVSSSCPASKASPSEEVETGVPVIPGGYLQTLLDATDSSGGTSIPYFPQQPSRQQYPVGLSLEEKQFCSLQLAQSCVLSPPSESELQQSPQNCPSFPQMWHPQLCANPNQNFGPDTPETPILPNSFPAAVPVSESLPVSNYSQVSPEGERVLYKKNYLTEPGLQPGSDLQVCQSTCVERQVQYQRGSLCTDNGRLISYDSVGSLSASSSNYSSLSLKSCEREGEEEGRDSFLAHCSPKMVIQQSMDALTPLRESSDLLDISNFTPDKFRHSSLSELSPPETPNLSPQVAGREMKIPGNVGKYQDVNDTSTERNRDVKWNCDIMQHTGNAYTVEDSQFPLHNFNSQDVLCLDKKGKLGATEFNEQTDKMSGAKNIKSKRKGNYKQAATVQSPKKVRAPRTPKSEKVKTPKQNSRSTKKIKAMLEGKAAKNQADGCDLGLTDSTSGGDWSGTGWSEGNSLVADDQREFEEPSNILSNIVSGMAEVQRFMMASIEPLWNPMSEADAPFDANSLNLKTLKILAGTESDLKKKGAALTGPGRGRKAGGKGGKNQAKFNPTHPLFPQLALGCDMFDKPNFINPGPAHKKLYRHKTSAKFPRIETLKGKRAERDPNKDIALMSSFEKLRMWMSCCCRPSYTAWLISRGKPTINEPYLIPRHLENARWDHFVLMTYQTSFFLLRPE, from the exons GGGTATGTGACCAGAGTGGTGACCTGAGTCTAAGCAGACTTGATGCTGCtctcccacccccacctcctcctgCAGTGGAGTCATCCCGGCGGCTCTGCCCAGCCCACCAGAGACCCACGCTCACGTCACCGACACTCTCCTTCCCTCTCCCCCTTGGCACTGACCCCTCTTTGGGTCTGACAGCAGCTCCATGCCCTCCCTCCCATGAGGTTCCGAGCCTCGTCCCTCATTTTCAACACACCCCGAGTGCCGCCTCGCTTCCTAACCCAGCTGTTAGCTCCTGGGGCCCGATGGGAGATACCCAGAAGAGCATCCGGTTACCTGCTGCCACCTCTCTGTCACTGACAATGATGGAGCCTGACAACGTATCTACCCTGACAGAGGAGTGTCTCCTTCAGCCGGGCCGCACCTGCCTCGGTTGCTTCATTGAGAACTGTGACGCCACCTCCGAGCAGAACCCACCACACGAGCCTAGCACGAGCCCTAATTCAGAAACTGGACTAAGTGTACGGATAGGGGACGTAAACCGGGAGGATTTCTCTGACATCAACAACATCAGCATCCGGTGCCTGAGCCATGCGGGGGAGGCAGTGAGTCACTACGGAGAACAGCTCCTCTCTGATCAGCTACTTAATTTTCCCCTGCCGAAAGCCTCTGATGAAGGCAAGCGGGTGCAAGGAAACAAAGCTACAAATGACTGTGACGACCCCCAGGACGATGCGACAACCAAGAACTTATATGAAGGACTGTTACTGGACAAAGTCAGTGGGGAGGAGGTACTGTTGGCTAACGCCAGCCAGGACTGGGGTTACTTTGAATCCTTCATCAGCGAGAGTAAGATGGAGCTCCTGGATCTATGTTCTAAGAACGAGCTGTCAGTCAACCTCTTCTCTGAGGAAGATGTTGACAATTTatttgatgatgaagatgacgacTCTACGTTAAGCAGTGACGTTTGTTCACTAAAGATTCGTTACGAGTCGTTTCAGGACAACATGagggaaaaaacaaatgtgctccAGGAGGAGACACAGTTTAATTTTTTCCCTAGTGTCCTGGCCAACTGTGCCAAGAAAGAAGAAGGAGTAGGAGTCTTGAGGAGGAGTGTTGATGAGCTGCAGCCCAAATCCGATGAGCTCGTCCTGCAACCAGAACAGGAGGAAAACCCAGGAGACTGCAGCAGCCAGAGCCCTCTTGATGGCTCCCAAGGCTCACCTATGTCAACTCCTAAAGTGAGCTATGTAATAGACTTTAATTCTACAGAGGAATCGGGGGAATTCAGCGACGACAGCTCCTGCACTGGCTCCTCCTCAGACACCGTGCAGGAGGGCAAATTTAAGAAGGGTCACTCCAAAAGATTCCTCAGTCCTTCAAATCCACTCAATTATGGTTTGCGTTCCAAAAGAAAGGTTCGATACAGTGATGATTACTTATATGACGTTGACTCACTTGAGAGTGAGAAGAATGCAGAGAAAAAAGAGAAACCACCGCCTGGTCAGAAAGAAGAGGAAGACGTAGACTGGTGTCCCAAAAAACGGAGGAAATCGTGTCGTAAAGAGCCGCCCGTGGTCATCAAATACATCATCATCAACAGGTTTAAAGGGGAGAGACTCATGTCGGTGAAACTGGGCAAATTTAACCCCGCGGATAGTAGCGTGAGCTTAAATGCCGACACAATAAGCAAATACCAAACGCTGGCTCCACTGAAGGATTACTGGCAGGCGAAGCAACGAGACAGACAGGAGCGGCTCAAGCTGGTCGCCAGAGATAGACAGCAACGTGGTTTTCATCTCAACGGACGCCACCATCGTCCTTTTAATTCCAGTCATCTTAAAAGAAAATACAAGATTGCAAACAGATTAAAGGTTCAGAGGATTCACACTGTAGAGCGATCGGTCATTGTGCACGGTTCTCTGCCCTCTGATCAGGCCCAAGGGGGCGTCACTAAAGAGGAGGGCACCCTTATGTTAGGGGGAATAGCAGCAGCTCCCGACATACCAGTCACATTGGACTTAAACTCCATCTCTGACCCAGTTGTAATCAAGAGTCGCTCGCAGGAGAGGGAGGAGAGAGAGGGGAGGAGGTTGGGAAGGAATAAAATAGTCCGGATAAGAAAATTCAAAAGCGAAGCCAGACTGAGAAGCCTGAAAATGAAAGCAGCAGAAGGAGAAGATAGGAAGAGCGTGACAAATGAAACGGATGCCCATGCAGCAAACACTGAGGAATTTACTGTTGGGGCAACAGACGCAAGCATTAACTCAACCACAGGCAAACCAGATTTCTCTGACAATGCGATCGCGAGTGACACCGATAAGGTGAAGTTTCCATTTGTTTCATCCTCCTGTCCTGCGAGCAAAGCCTCACCCTCAGAGGAGGTGGAAACTGGGGTTCCTGTCATCCCAGGGGGCTACCTACAGACCCTGCTAGATGCCACAGACTCCTCTGGAGGGACATCTATCCCATATTTCCCTCAACAGCCCTCTAGGCAACAGTATCCTGTGGGCCTTTCCCTAGAGGAGAAGCAATTTTGCTCCCTTCAACTCGCTCAAAGCTGTGTACTCTCCCCTCCTTCAGAATCGGAGCTCCAACAGTCCCCCCAGAATTGCCCCAGTTTCCCCCAAATGTGGCATCCACAGCTCTGCGCCAATCCTAACCAAAACTTTGGACCTGACACCCCTGAGACCCCTATCTTACCCAACAGCTTCCCAGCCGCCGTACCCGTAAGTGAGAGCCTACCCGTTTCTAACTACAGCCAAGTGAGCCCCGAGGGCGAGCGGGTACTATACAAGAAGAATTACCTGACTGAGCCTGGACTCCAGCCTGGGTCAGATCTGCAAGTATGCCAGTCAACCTGTGTAGAGCGCCAGGTGCAATACCAGAGAGGGTCTCTGTGCACTGACAACGGAAGACTCATCAGCTACGACTCGGTAGGTTCCCTATCAGCTTCCTCGAGCAATTACAGTTCACTAAGCCTCAAATCGTGCGAGCGAGAGGGTGAGGAAGAGGGCCGAGACAGTTTTTTAGCTCACTGCAGTCCTAAAATGGTGATTCAGCAGAGTATGGATGCCCTTACGCCACTTAGGGAGTCCTCAGACCTGCTGGACATCTCCAACTTTACCCCTGACAAATTTAGACACTCGTCATTGTCGGAGCTTTCCCCGCCGGAGACGCCCAACCTCTCGCCGCAGGTTGCGGGACGTGAGATGAAGATACCAGGGAATGTCGGAAAGTATCAGGATGTGAACGATACGTCCACGGAGCGCAACAGGGACGTCAAGTGGAACTGTGACATTATGCAGCACACGGGAAATGCCTACACAGTGGAGGACAGTCAGTTTCCACTGCACAACTTTAATAGCCAGGATGTCTTATGTTTAGATAAAAAAGGGAAACTGGGGGCGACAGAATTTAATGAACAGACTGATAAAATGTCAGGGGCCAAAAACATCAAGTCAAAGCGGAAAGGCAACTACAAACAGGCAGCTACGGTACAGAGCCCAAAGAAAGTTCGGGCCCCCAGAACCCCCAAGTCAGAAAAAGTAAAGACCCCCAAGCAGAATTCCCGTTCAACCAAAAAGATTAAGGCCATGTTAGAGGGGAAGGCGGCCAAGAACCAGGCAGATGGGTGCGACTTAGGCCTGACTGACAGCACAAGCGGCGGGGACTGGTCTGGCACTGGCTGGTCAGAGGGCAACAGTCTCGTCGCAGACGACCAGAGAGAGTTTGAGGAGCCCTCCAATATCCTGTCCAACATCGTTTCTGGCATGGCTGAGGTCCAGAGATTCATGATGGCCTCCATTGAGCCGCTGTGGAATCCCATGTCTGAGGCTGATGCACCCTTTGATGCCAATAGCCTCAACCTAAAGACCCTTAAAATCTTGGCAGGCACTGAGTCCGATCTGAAGAAAAAGGGTGCCGCGCTAACAGGGCCTGGGAGAGGCAGGAAGGCAGGGGGGAAAGGAGGGAAAAACCAGGCCAAATTCAACCCCACTCATCCCTTATTCCCTCAACTGGCTCTGGGTTGTGACATGTTTGACAAACCCAACTTTATCAACCCCGGGCCTGCGCACAAAAAGTTGTACCGTCACAAGACCAGTGCAAAGTTTCCTCGCATTGAAACGCTGAAGGGGAAGCGAGCGGAGAGAGACCCAAATAAGGACATAGCACTGATGAGCTCTTTTGAGAAACTGAG AATGTGGATGTCCTGTTGTTGCCGTCCTTCATACACTGCCTGGCTCATTTCAAGAGGGAAACCTACAATTAATGAGCCCTATTTAATCCCAAGGCATCTTGAAAACGCAAGATGGGACCATTTTGTATTGATGACATATCAGACGTCTTTTTTCCTCTTGAGGCCGGAATGA
- the nexmifb gene encoding neurite extension and migration factor isoform X4: MDMLTDSGLTLIVKTFQADVADDTGVCDQSGDLSLSRLDAALPPPPPPAVESSRRLCPAHQRPTLTSPTLSFPLPLGTDPSLGLTAAPCPPSHEVPSLVPHFQHTPSAASLPNPAVSSWGPMGDTQKSIRLPAATSLSLTMMEPDNVSTLTEECLLQPGRTCLGCFIENCDATSEQNPPHEPSTSPNSETGLSVRIGDVNREDFSDINNISIRCLSHAGEAVSHYGEQLLSDQLLNFPLPKASDEGKRVQGNKATNDCDDPQDDATTKNLYEGLLLDKVSGEEVLLANASQDWGYFESFISESKMELLDLCSKNELSVNLFSEEDVDNLFDDEDDDSTLSSDVCSLKIRYESFQDNMREKTNVLQEETQFNFFPSVLANCAKKEEGVGVLRRSVDELQPKSDELVLQPEQEENPGDCSSQSPLDGSQGSPMSTPKVSYVIDFNSTEESGEFSDDSSCTGSSSDTVQEGKFKKGHSKRFLSPSNPLNYGLRSKRKVRYSDDYLYDVDSLESEKNAEKKEKPPPGQKEEEDVDWCPKKRRKSCRKEPPVVIKYIIINRFKGERLMSVKLGKFNPADSSVSLNADTISKYQTLAPLKDYWQAKQRDRQERLKLVARDRQQRGFHLNGRHHRPFNSSHLKRKYKIANRLKVQRIHTVERSVIVHGSLPSDQAQGGVTKEEGTLMLGGIAAAPDIPVTLDLNSISDPVVIKSRSQEREEREGRRLGRNKIVRIRKFKSEARLRSLKMKAAEGEDRKSVTNETDAHAANTEEFTVGATDASINSTTGKPDFSDNAIASDTDKVKFPFVSSSCPASKASPSEEVETGVPVIPGGYLQTLLDATDSSGGTSIPYFPQQPSRQQYPVGLSLEEKQFCSLQLAQSCVLSPPSESELQQSPQNCPSFPQMWHPQLCANPNQNFGPDTPETPILPNSFPAAVPVSESLPVSNYSQVSPEGERVLYKKNYLTEPGLQPGSDLQVCQSTCVERQVQYQRGSLCTDNGRLISYDSVGSLSASSSNYSSLSLKSCEREGEEEGRDSFLAHCSPKMVIQQSMDALTPLRESSDLLDISNFTPDKFRHSSLSELSPPETPNLSPQVAGREMKIPGNVGKYQDVNDTSTERNRDVKWNCDIMQHTGNAYTVEDSQFPLHNFNSQDVLCLDKKGKLGATEFNEQTDKMSGAKNIKSKRKGNYKQAATVQSPKKVRAPRTPKSEKVKTPKQNSRSTKKIKAMLEGKAAKNQADGCDLGLTDSTSGGDWSGTGWSEGNSLVADDQREFEEPSNILSNIVSGMAEVQRFMMASIEPLWNPMSEADAPFDANSLNLKTLKILAGTESDLKKKGAALTGPGRGRKAGGKGGKNQAKFNPTHPLFPQLALGCDMFDKPNFINPGPAHKKLYRHKTSAKFPRIETLKGKRAERDPNKDIALMSSFEKLR; this comes from the coding sequence GGGTATGTGACCAGAGTGGTGACCTGAGTCTAAGCAGACTTGATGCTGCtctcccacccccacctcctcctgCAGTGGAGTCATCCCGGCGGCTCTGCCCAGCCCACCAGAGACCCACGCTCACGTCACCGACACTCTCCTTCCCTCTCCCCCTTGGCACTGACCCCTCTTTGGGTCTGACAGCAGCTCCATGCCCTCCCTCCCATGAGGTTCCGAGCCTCGTCCCTCATTTTCAACACACCCCGAGTGCCGCCTCGCTTCCTAACCCAGCTGTTAGCTCCTGGGGCCCGATGGGAGATACCCAGAAGAGCATCCGGTTACCTGCTGCCACCTCTCTGTCACTGACAATGATGGAGCCTGACAACGTATCTACCCTGACAGAGGAGTGTCTCCTTCAGCCGGGCCGCACCTGCCTCGGTTGCTTCATTGAGAACTGTGACGCCACCTCCGAGCAGAACCCACCACACGAGCCTAGCACGAGCCCTAATTCAGAAACTGGACTAAGTGTACGGATAGGGGACGTAAACCGGGAGGATTTCTCTGACATCAACAACATCAGCATCCGGTGCCTGAGCCATGCGGGGGAGGCAGTGAGTCACTACGGAGAACAGCTCCTCTCTGATCAGCTACTTAATTTTCCCCTGCCGAAAGCCTCTGATGAAGGCAAGCGGGTGCAAGGAAACAAAGCTACAAATGACTGTGACGACCCCCAGGACGATGCGACAACCAAGAACTTATATGAAGGACTGTTACTGGACAAAGTCAGTGGGGAGGAGGTACTGTTGGCTAACGCCAGCCAGGACTGGGGTTACTTTGAATCCTTCATCAGCGAGAGTAAGATGGAGCTCCTGGATCTATGTTCTAAGAACGAGCTGTCAGTCAACCTCTTCTCTGAGGAAGATGTTGACAATTTatttgatgatgaagatgacgacTCTACGTTAAGCAGTGACGTTTGTTCACTAAAGATTCGTTACGAGTCGTTTCAGGACAACATGagggaaaaaacaaatgtgctccAGGAGGAGACACAGTTTAATTTTTTCCCTAGTGTCCTGGCCAACTGTGCCAAGAAAGAAGAAGGAGTAGGAGTCTTGAGGAGGAGTGTTGATGAGCTGCAGCCCAAATCCGATGAGCTCGTCCTGCAACCAGAACAGGAGGAAAACCCAGGAGACTGCAGCAGCCAGAGCCCTCTTGATGGCTCCCAAGGCTCACCTATGTCAACTCCTAAAGTGAGCTATGTAATAGACTTTAATTCTACAGAGGAATCGGGGGAATTCAGCGACGACAGCTCCTGCACTGGCTCCTCCTCAGACACCGTGCAGGAGGGCAAATTTAAGAAGGGTCACTCCAAAAGATTCCTCAGTCCTTCAAATCCACTCAATTATGGTTTGCGTTCCAAAAGAAAGGTTCGATACAGTGATGATTACTTATATGACGTTGACTCACTTGAGAGTGAGAAGAATGCAGAGAAAAAAGAGAAACCACCGCCTGGTCAGAAAGAAGAGGAAGACGTAGACTGGTGTCCCAAAAAACGGAGGAAATCGTGTCGTAAAGAGCCGCCCGTGGTCATCAAATACATCATCATCAACAGGTTTAAAGGGGAGAGACTCATGTCGGTGAAACTGGGCAAATTTAACCCCGCGGATAGTAGCGTGAGCTTAAATGCCGACACAATAAGCAAATACCAAACGCTGGCTCCACTGAAGGATTACTGGCAGGCGAAGCAACGAGACAGACAGGAGCGGCTCAAGCTGGTCGCCAGAGATAGACAGCAACGTGGTTTTCATCTCAACGGACGCCACCATCGTCCTTTTAATTCCAGTCATCTTAAAAGAAAATACAAGATTGCAAACAGATTAAAGGTTCAGAGGATTCACACTGTAGAGCGATCGGTCATTGTGCACGGTTCTCTGCCCTCTGATCAGGCCCAAGGGGGCGTCACTAAAGAGGAGGGCACCCTTATGTTAGGGGGAATAGCAGCAGCTCCCGACATACCAGTCACATTGGACTTAAACTCCATCTCTGACCCAGTTGTAATCAAGAGTCGCTCGCAGGAGAGGGAGGAGAGAGAGGGGAGGAGGTTGGGAAGGAATAAAATAGTCCGGATAAGAAAATTCAAAAGCGAAGCCAGACTGAGAAGCCTGAAAATGAAAGCAGCAGAAGGAGAAGATAGGAAGAGCGTGACAAATGAAACGGATGCCCATGCAGCAAACACTGAGGAATTTACTGTTGGGGCAACAGACGCAAGCATTAACTCAACCACAGGCAAACCAGATTTCTCTGACAATGCGATCGCGAGTGACACCGATAAGGTGAAGTTTCCATTTGTTTCATCCTCCTGTCCTGCGAGCAAAGCCTCACCCTCAGAGGAGGTGGAAACTGGGGTTCCTGTCATCCCAGGGGGCTACCTACAGACCCTGCTAGATGCCACAGACTCCTCTGGAGGGACATCTATCCCATATTTCCCTCAACAGCCCTCTAGGCAACAGTATCCTGTGGGCCTTTCCCTAGAGGAGAAGCAATTTTGCTCCCTTCAACTCGCTCAAAGCTGTGTACTCTCCCCTCCTTCAGAATCGGAGCTCCAACAGTCCCCCCAGAATTGCCCCAGTTTCCCCCAAATGTGGCATCCACAGCTCTGCGCCAATCCTAACCAAAACTTTGGACCTGACACCCCTGAGACCCCTATCTTACCCAACAGCTTCCCAGCCGCCGTACCCGTAAGTGAGAGCCTACCCGTTTCTAACTACAGCCAAGTGAGCCCCGAGGGCGAGCGGGTACTATACAAGAAGAATTACCTGACTGAGCCTGGACTCCAGCCTGGGTCAGATCTGCAAGTATGCCAGTCAACCTGTGTAGAGCGCCAGGTGCAATACCAGAGAGGGTCTCTGTGCACTGACAACGGAAGACTCATCAGCTACGACTCGGTAGGTTCCCTATCAGCTTCCTCGAGCAATTACAGTTCACTAAGCCTCAAATCGTGCGAGCGAGAGGGTGAGGAAGAGGGCCGAGACAGTTTTTTAGCTCACTGCAGTCCTAAAATGGTGATTCAGCAGAGTATGGATGCCCTTACGCCACTTAGGGAGTCCTCAGACCTGCTGGACATCTCCAACTTTACCCCTGACAAATTTAGACACTCGTCATTGTCGGAGCTTTCCCCGCCGGAGACGCCCAACCTCTCGCCGCAGGTTGCGGGACGTGAGATGAAGATACCAGGGAATGTCGGAAAGTATCAGGATGTGAACGATACGTCCACGGAGCGCAACAGGGACGTCAAGTGGAACTGTGACATTATGCAGCACACGGGAAATGCCTACACAGTGGAGGACAGTCAGTTTCCACTGCACAACTTTAATAGCCAGGATGTCTTATGTTTAGATAAAAAAGGGAAACTGGGGGCGACAGAATTTAATGAACAGACTGATAAAATGTCAGGGGCCAAAAACATCAAGTCAAAGCGGAAAGGCAACTACAAACAGGCAGCTACGGTACAGAGCCCAAAGAAAGTTCGGGCCCCCAGAACCCCCAAGTCAGAAAAAGTAAAGACCCCCAAGCAGAATTCCCGTTCAACCAAAAAGATTAAGGCCATGTTAGAGGGGAAGGCGGCCAAGAACCAGGCAGATGGGTGCGACTTAGGCCTGACTGACAGCACAAGCGGCGGGGACTGGTCTGGCACTGGCTGGTCAGAGGGCAACAGTCTCGTCGCAGACGACCAGAGAGAGTTTGAGGAGCCCTCCAATATCCTGTCCAACATCGTTTCTGGCATGGCTGAGGTCCAGAGATTCATGATGGCCTCCATTGAGCCGCTGTGGAATCCCATGTCTGAGGCTGATGCACCCTTTGATGCCAATAGCCTCAACCTAAAGACCCTTAAAATCTTGGCAGGCACTGAGTCCGATCTGAAGAAAAAGGGTGCCGCGCTAACAGGGCCTGGGAGAGGCAGGAAGGCAGGGGGGAAAGGAGGGAAAAACCAGGCCAAATTCAACCCCACTCATCCCTTATTCCCTCAACTGGCTCTGGGTTGTGACATGTTTGACAAACCCAACTTTATCAACCCCGGGCCTGCGCACAAAAAGTTGTACCGTCACAAGACCAGTGCAAAGTTTCCTCGCATTGAAACGCTGAAGGGGAAGCGAGCGGAGAGAGACCCAAATAAGGACATAGCACTGATGAGCTCTTTTGAGAAACTGAGGTAA